A genome region from Hevea brasiliensis isolate MT/VB/25A 57/8 chromosome 7, ASM3005281v1, whole genome shotgun sequence includes the following:
- the LOC110647711 gene encoding uncharacterized protein LOC110647711: MADRGATSQLLNDGKDWWQERLEELEKFKQVQTSALDDLVSVNSLFTIAIFLGLSFASPTEQSIDNRPECAPDVKMEKRLVMYEVVSFACFLLSSLVAKSLKLFINFQNTKDDLDIGNPHPYQVIKPSRGFMILLSVLASTVGVVFLTLSMVDVVQIKIGKMSCGIHETQAAVISLCTIVALALIIYLPSTVTTILRCMFNF, from the exons ATGGCTGACAG GGGAGCAACTTCTCAACTACTGAATGATGGAAAAGACTGGTGGCAGGAAAGactggaagaacttgaaaaatttaAACAGGTTCAAACAAGCGCGTTGGATGACCTTGTTAGTGTGAACTCCCTTTTCACAATAGCCATTTTCTTGGGCTTATCGTTCGCCTCTCCCACCGAACAGAGCATTGATAATCGACCCGAATGTGCACCAGACGTCAAGATGGAAAAGAGGCTCGTCATGTATGAAGTTGTATCGTTCGCTTGCTTCCTCCTTTCGAGCCTGGTGGCGAAATCACTCAAGCTTTTCATCAATTTCCAAAACACCAAAGATGATCTGGACATTGGAAATCCTCATCCATATCAAGTAATAAAGCCAAGTAGAGGTTTCATGATCCTGTTATCGGTGTTGGCATCGACGGTTGGGGTTGTGTTTTTGACGCTTTCAATGGTTGATGTTGTTCAGATAAAGATAGGGAAGATGTCTTGTGGGATTCATGAGACTCAAGCTGCTGTAATATCACTGTGTACCATTGTGGCTCTGGCTCTCATCATTTATTTGCCTTCTACTGTGACAACTATTTTACGCTGTATGTTTAATTTTTAG